The Miscanthus floridulus cultivar M001 chromosome 17, ASM1932011v1, whole genome shotgun sequence genome has a window encoding:
- the LOC136516585 gene encoding abscisic acid receptor PYL5-like, with the protein MVGLVGGSTARAEHVVANAGGETEYVRRLHRHAPAEHQCTSTLVKHIKAPVHLVWELVRSFDQPQRYKPFVRNCVVRGDQLEVGSLRDVNVKTGLPATTSTERLEQLDDDLHILGVKFVGGDHRLQNYSSIITVHPESIDGRPGTLVIESFVVDVPDGNTKDETCYFVEAVIKCNLKSLAEVSEQLAVEPPTSPIDQ; encoded by the exons ATGGTGGGTCTCGTCGGCGGCAGCACGGCGCGGGCGGAGCACGTCGTGGCCAACGCCGGAGGGGAGACGGAGTACGTGCGCCGCCTGCACCGCCACGCGCCCGCCGAGCACCAGTGCACCTCCACCCTCGTCAAGCACATCAAGGCGCCCGTCCACCTC GTGTGGGAGCTGGTGCGGAGCTTCGACCAGCCGCAGCGGTACAAGCCGTTCGTCAGAAACTGCGTCGTGCGCGGGGACCAGCTCGAGGTCGGTAGCCTGCGCGACGTCAACGTCAAGACCGGCCTGCCGGCGACAACCAGCACCGAGCGCCTCGAGCAGCTCGACGACGACCTGCACATACTCGGCGTCAAGTTCGTCGGCGGGGACCACCGCCTCCAG AACTACTCATCCATCATAACTGTCCACCCGGAGAGCATTGACGGGAGGCCAGGTACCCTTGTGATTGAGTCGTTCGTGGTCGATGTGCCTGACGGCAACACAAAGGATGAGACATGCTACTTCGTCGAGGCTGTGATCAAGTGCAACCTCAAGTCTCTTGCAGAGGTATCCGAGCAGCTAGCAGTTGAGCCACCTACATCGCCGATCGATCAGTGA